A section of the candidate division WOR-3 bacterium genome encodes:
- a CDS encoding small multi-drug export protein gives MKKILIILLFFLLLNHLFASSWNEKVINYLESKNIKKELIVLIIATLPIIELRGALPIALNYFHLPFLKSVFLSITGNLLPILPILFLLKFIINLLSKINLFRKFFNWLFLRTQKRSKIIERYEILGLIIFVGIPLPTTGAWTGALASFILGLNPFLSFLAISLGVLIASIIVSIFCLLGKIGAIIAGIFLFLIITIPFLKSKKSNLN, from the coding sequence ATGAAAAAAATTCTTATAATTCTATTATTCTTTTTATTATTAAATCATCTTTTTGCTTCTTCTTGGAATGAAAAAGTTATTAATTATTTAGAAAGTAAAAATATTAAAAAGGAGTTAATTGTTCTAATCATTGCCACCTTACCAATTATTGAATTAAGGGGTGCTTTACCGATTGCCTTAAATTATTTTCATCTCCCTTTTCTAAAAAGTGTTTTTCTCTCAATTACTGGCAATCTCTTACCTATCTTACCAATTCTTTTTCTTTTAAAATTTATTATCAATCTTCTTAGTAAAATAAATTTATTCAGAAAATTCTTTAATTGGCTCTTTTTGAGAACCCAAAAAAGGAGTAAAATAATCGAGAGATATGAAATTTTGGGTCTAATTATCTTTGTTGGAATTCCATTGCCGACAACTGGTGCTTGGACTGGTGCCTTAGCTTCTTTTATTTTAGGTCTAAATCCTTTTTTATCTTTCCTTGCTATCTCTTTAGGTGTGTTAATTGCCTCTATTATCGTTTCAATTTTTTGCCTATTAGGAAAAATCGGCGCAATAATCGCCGGAATATTTTTATTCTTAATAATTACAATTCCCTTTTTAAAAAGTAAAAAATCTAATTTGAATTAA
- the htpX gene encoding zinc metalloprotease HtpX, with protein sequence MSATTFYDLIRKNKLKTYLFVFVITILLAVIGYVLIQVFNWGASGYIFFAFFIIFYNLILYYNADKLALSLSGAKPASVDKYYQLHNVVEEVAIAAGVPKPKVYIIEDPSPNAFATGRNPNNSAIAVTTGLLNMMNRNELQGVIAHEMAHIRNYDVLLMTIVAIVGGLIVLFRDLFFRYLFFFGGGRRDDRRRGEGNFIFLIIAIVLAIIAPILVFLIRAAISREREYLADATGAEIIRDPEALASALEKIAKTNLKLKTASEATAHLFITNPFLKDRLNIEELFATHPPIQKRIARLRQLTI encoded by the coding sequence ATGTCAGCAACAACCTTTTATGATTTAATAAGAAAAAATAAATTAAAAACCTATCTTTTTGTTTTTGTTATTACTATTCTTTTAGCAGTTATTGGTTATGTATTAATCCAAGTTTTTAATTGGGGTGCTTCCGGTTATATTTTCTTTGCCTTTTTTATTATCTTTTATAATCTTATTCTTTATTATAATGCTGATAAATTGGCATTAAGTTTAAGTGGTGCCAAACCAGCATCGGTTGATAAATACTATCAATTACATAATGTTGTGGAAGAGGTTGCCATTGCTGCTGGTGTTCCTAAACCAAAAGTTTATATTATTGAAGACCCTTCACCCAATGCCTTTGCTACTGGTAGAAATCCAAATAATTCCGCAATTGCCGTAACAACCGGACTTTTAAATATGATGAATAGAAATGAATTACAAGGAGTTATTGCCCACGAGATGGCACATATTAGAAATTACGATGTTTTATTAATGACCATTGTTGCGATTGTTGGCGGTTTGATTGTTCTTTTTAGAGATTTATTTTTCCGCTACCTTTTCTTTTTCGGCGGCGGCAGAAGAGATGATAGAAGAAGGGGAGAAGGTAATTTTATTTTCTTAATAATTGCCATAGTTTTGGCAATAATTGCACCGATATTAGTATTTCTAATAAGAGCAGCGATATCCAGAGAAAGAGAATATCTTGCTGATGCCACCGGTGCGGAAATCATTAGAGATCCCGAAGCATTAGCCAGTGCCTTAGAAAAAATTGCTAAAACAAATTTAAAATTAAAAACTGCTTCTGAAGCAACTGCCCATTTATTTATCACTAATCCCTTTTTAAAAGATAGATTAAATATTGAAGAACTTTTTGCCACCCATCCACCAATTCAAAAAAGAATTGCCCGGTTAAGACAATTAACGATTTAA